AAGACAAAAATAGGAGGTCTAATTTAATGATAAGTAGTGGATTATTAATTATTAGGTTAGCGATCGGGCTGTCATTCATGGCTCACGGCGTACAGAAATTATTTGGCTGGTTTGGCGGTTACGGCTTAAAGGGTACAGGCGGCTGGATGGAGTCCCTTGGTTTGAAACCAGGTGTGATGATGGCACTGATGGCTGGCCTGGCAGAATTAATTGGAGGATTATTGTTTACTTTAGGGTTACTTACTCCTCTTGCTGGTATTATGATTGCAGTTACAATGGTAATGGCAATTGTAAAGGTTCATGCTCAAAATGGTTATTGGTCAACACAAAATGGATATGAATATAATTTGACAATCATTGCCGTTGTTATTGGAGTAGCATTCATTGGGCCTGGTCAATATGCATTGGATGCTTTATTATTCTAAAATATCTCGAAATAGAGAATCTTAATTTAAAATATTTGCCAATAATTTAATTTAAAAATAGACATCATAATAAAAAAGGAGTGTTTTAAAATGAGTAAGAAAACAATGGGTATTCATCATATCACTGCAATTGTAGGTCATCCACAGGAGAATGTTGATTTTTATGCAGGTGTTCTAGGGCTTCGTTTAGTAAAACAAACGGTAAACTTTGATGATCCTGGCACGTATCACCTTTATTTCGGAGATGGAGGAGGAAAACCTGGAACCATCATCACATTTTTCCCTTGGGCTGGAGCCCGCCCGGGAACAATTGGAGATGGGCAAGTAGGAGTTACTTCATATGTTGTTCCTAAAGGAGCCATTGAATATTGGATGAATAGACTTGAAAAGTTCAATATTCCTTTTACAAAAAGCGAAAGATTCGGAGAGCAACACTTACAATTCGATGATCCACATGGTCTTCACCTTGAAATTGTTGAAAGAGAGGAAGGGGAAGTTAATACTTGGAACTTTAGCGGGGTAACACCGGATGTTGCCATCAAAGGGTTTGGCGGTGCGACTTTATTTTCCGTACAGCCTAATAAAACAGCCGATTTGTTAGAAAACGTTATGGGTCTTGAACTCGTAGGGAAAGAAGGAGATTTTGCCCGTTACCGTTCTTCAGCTGATATCGGTAATGTTATTGACCTGAAATTAACTTCAAATGGACGCGGCCGGATGGGTGTGGGAACCGTACACCACATTGCTTGGCGTGCTATTGATGACCAAGACCAATTGGATTGGCAAAAGTATGTGGCAGCGAATGGTTATGGCGTAACGCCAGTACAGGATCGGAACTATTTCAATGCGATTTATTTTAGAGAACACGGGGAAATCTTATTTGAAATTGCAACAGATCCTCCAGGCTTTGCACATGATGAATCACAAGAAACGATGGGTGAAAAATTAATGCTTCCTGCGCAGTATGAACCACACAGAGAACAAATTGAACGCGGGTTGATTCCATTTAAAGTAAGAGAATTAGACTAATTTTACAAAAAGGGAATGATTTCTTTGCTTTCAATTGATCCAGCCTCATTGTCCGAAAGAGAAAATTATAAATTTCTAATCGGAAGTATTATTCCAAGACCGATCGCTTTTGTAACCACGCTATCGAAAAGTGGAATTTTAAATGGGGCACCTTTCAGTTATTTTAATATTGTTTCGTCAAACCCCCCAATGATTTCCTTATCGATTCAGCGAAGAGAGGGGCAGCCAAAAGATACGGCAAGAAATATTCTTGAGTCAAAAGAATTTGTGATTCACATAGTTGATGAACAGAACGTAGAAAAAATCAACCAAACAGCGGCAAGTCTACCTCCTGATGAGAGTGAGATAGAGTTAGCTCATTTAACACCTGTAGAAAGTGTGAAAATTTCCGTACCTGGTGTAAAAGAAGCCAAAATTCGAATGGAATGTTCTTTGGAGCATTCTCTTGAATTAGGCGGTTTGAATTCGCCAGGATGTGATCTTTTTATAGGGAAAATTGTTCAGTTTCATATCGAAAACAACATATATGAAAAGGGAAGAATTGATCCTAGGGGTCTAGCAGCGGTAAGTCGATTGGCTGGCACCAACTATGCAAAAATTGGCGAGCTGTTTTCTATTGAAAGACCAAAATAAAACATTAAAAAATTCTTGGGTGACAAGGAGGGAATACTATGCAAAAAACGTCAGGCATCCATCATATCACAGCGATGGTTAATGATGCCCAAAGAAATATCGACTTTTATGCCGGTGTGCTCGGATTAAGGCTTATAAAAAAAACAATCAACTTCGACCGTCCTGAAGTGTATCACCTCTATTTTGGAAATGAAAGGGGTGAGCCGGGAACGGTTATTACCTTCTTTCCATGGGAAAAACAGTTGAAAGGCCGAATTGGACAAGGTCAGGTTGGAGTGACGAGTTACATCATTCCAAAGGGCAGTCTTCCATTTTGGGAGAATCGATTGAAAAAATTCAACATTGAAACGCATGTCTCCATTCGCTTTGGAGAAAAGTATCTTAAATTTCACGACCCAGATGGCTTGTTGTTGGAACTTGTGGAAAGAGATAATGGGCCCATTAATCCTTGGAGCTTTGGCGGTGTTCAAGCAGAAACTGCCATTAAAGGGTTTGGCGGTGCGATTCTTTACTCAGCTCAGCCGCATAAAACAACAGAAGTACTAGAAAATGTGATGGGGTTAGAGTGCATTGGCCAAGAAGGTGATTTTCTAAGATTTAAGGCACAGGGACATCTTGGAAACACGGTTGATATACAGCTGAATCCAACTGTCCGAGGTTTAATGGGGGCTGGCACGGTTCATCATATAGCCTGGAGAGCGAAGGATGAAGATGATTTACTTAGATGGAGATCACTTCTCCAAAACAAAGGATACTATCCAACAGAAATTCGAGATCGAAATTATTTTAAAGCCGTGTATTTTCATGAAGAAGGGGGCATCCTCTTCGAAATCGCTACCGACCCGCCAGGCTTTTCAGTGGATGAACCGGTCGCTGAACTAGGGGTAAAACTTATGCTGCCTTCTTGGCTAGAGTCAAAAAGAGAAGAATTAGAAGAGACCTTACCACCTGTAGCGATTCGAGTTCTGGAAGGAGATAAATAATGAAACATATATTCAATAAGGGACAAAATTCGACAAAATCAACTTTGTTACTGCTACATGGTACTGGAGGCAATGAGTTAGACCTGCTGCCACTTGCAGGAATGATTGATGATGAGGCAAATGTATTAAGTGTTCGTGGAAATGTCTCAGAAAATGGCATGCCTAGGTTTTTCCGTAGATTAGCAGAAGGTATCTTTGATGAGGAAGATCTAATTTTTCGAACAAAAGAATTGAACGAGTTTCTAGATGAAGCAGCTGAAAAGTATGATTTTGACCGCGATAATATTCTTGCAATCGGCTACTCAAATGGAGCAAATATTGCTGGAAGTTTATTATTTCACTATCAACATGCCCTAAAGGGTGCAATTCTGCATCATCCTATGGTGCCGCGAAAAGGAATTGACCTGCCTGATTTAACAGGGAAATCAGTGTTTATTGCAGCAGGGACAAATGACCCAATTTGTTCTCCTATGGAATCTACAGAGCTTCAGTCCTTATTAGAAAAGGCAAAGGCAAAGGTAGAACTTCATTGGGAAAATAGAGGACATCAACTAACTAGAGAAGAAGTAGAGGCCGCTGCAACTTGGTATCAAAAGCATTTTATAACGAAATAATTTAACTAAACGGGGGAAATACGGAAATGTTAAGAAATGAAATTGGAGCACTTATTTTACGCGTAACATTAGGAGTAATCTTTTTTATTCATGGAGTTGTAAAGTTTCAAGGCGGAATAGAGAATACCGCGGGCTGGTTTGAAAGTCTTGGCTTACCAGGAGTGACGGCATATGGAGTTGCTTTACTCGAAATAATTGGCGGAATCTTATTAATCGTTGGATTGGCAACAAGACTAGTTGCAGCTTTGTTTGCATTATTAATGATTGGAGCAACATTAAAGGTGAAACTAGCAATTGGGTTTTTAGGAAATGGTCAAATGGCTGGATATGAACTAGACCTAGCATTCTTAGCTATTGCAATATATCTTGTCATTAATGGAAGCAAGCTATTCTCATTAAGTAAACTAATTTTTCACAGAGATTCAACGAACGCAAAAGCACTTTAATATAATTAGAAATTAAAAATAAGTAAATAATAGGTGGTGTAACGACATGGGGTTTTTATCCAAATTATTTGGAAATTCAAAAAAAGAGGAGAACGAAAACATGACAAATGTAAAACTGGCAGTTATATATTACAGCATGGGTGGAACAAACTATCAATTAGCAAGATGGGCAGAAGAAGGTGCTAAAGAAGCTGGTGCTGAAGTAAAAGTATTAAAAGTACCTGAACTGGCTCCGCAATCCGCTATCGAAGGGAATCCTGTCTGGAAAGCTACAGTTGAAAAAACAAAGGATGTACCAGAGGTTACATTAGACGATTTAGAATGGGCAGACGCGATTATTTTCAGTGTGCCTACTCGCTTCGGTAACATGCCAGCTCAAATGAAGCAATTCCTAGATACAACTGGTGGTCTCTGGTTTAATGGAAAACTAATGAATAAAGTTGTAAGTGCCATGACATCAGCACAAAACCCTCACGGCGGTCAAGAGGCAACCATTTTATCACTTTATACAACAATGTATCATTGGGGTGCCATTGTTGCAGCTCCTGGTTATACAGATCCCGTTACATTTGGGGCTGGTGGTAACCCATATGGAACAAGTGTAACAGTTGGTCAAGATGGAAAAATGATTGAAGATGTTCAAGCAGCTGTTAAACATCAAGCAAAACGTACTGTAACCGTTGCTGAATGGGTGAAAAAAGCGAATCAATAAAATTCAATTAAAAAACTAATCGAGCCTGATCTGACCCAATAAAGTTAGACAAATATTTTTATGCAACTTTTAAGACTTGAGTTCGGTATTCCACCGGACTCAGGTCTTTTAATTTTGCCTTCATTCGTTTGTGATTGTAATAATGAATATTATCAGCTAATTCCTGTTCAAAATGCTCTATACTGTCAAATTCCTGTAAATAAAGGAGTTCTGACTTTAATAAGCCAAAGAAATTTTCCATGACTGCATTATCCAAACAGTTACCTTTTCGGGACATACTCTGTGTAATTCGGTACTCTTTTAGCGTTTTTTGATAGTGTTTCATTTGATAATGCCAACCTTGATCTGAATGAAGAATCACATGATCGCCTGGCTGAAGACGTTCAATGGCTTGGTCTAACATGTCTCCTACCAATTTATAAACAGGACGTTTCATAACGCTATAAAGATATTTCAATTTCTTCAAAAGGACTTACCCTACTATGAATTTATGATCGGGTTAGAGTTTCTTCGTATAAGGGAAAATGAGTATTATGGAACTGAAAAAAAGTATTTTGGTATACAGATAATATGCGATCTTTAATCGTTTTTGAACCGGATAAACATAGTATTTTTGCCACAAAGAACGAACAGGAAAAAAAGCAGTTACGGAAATAATTATGTATGTATTAACTAAATCCTCTATTTTTAAAGAAGTGGTATCGACCATGTTTAATAATCTTCAACATGAAAATGTAGTTTGTGAAAAGGAAGACAATGAAGTTGAGGCAAAACAGGTACAGTTAGAAAAATTGTTAAATGTACACATTGAGTGGAAATAATGAGTGGTAAATTTTGCGTCGAAACAACTACTGAAAAAAAGGCCTTTAATAAGAAGGGAATTATTGATGATAATTTACGACTATCTTGTCAAGTTCGAGTAGATCAAGATGTAGAAATTATC
The Neobacillus niacini DNA segment above includes these coding regions:
- a CDS encoding DoxX family protein; the encoded protein is MISSGLLIIRLAIGLSFMAHGVQKLFGWFGGYGLKGTGGWMESLGLKPGVMMALMAGLAELIGGLLFTLGLLTPLAGIMIAVTMVMAIVKVHAQNGYWSTQNGYEYNLTIIAVVIGVAFIGPGQYALDALLF
- a CDS encoding ring-cleaving dioxygenase, whose product is MSKKTMGIHHITAIVGHPQENVDFYAGVLGLRLVKQTVNFDDPGTYHLYFGDGGGKPGTIITFFPWAGARPGTIGDGQVGVTSYVVPKGAIEYWMNRLEKFNIPFTKSERFGEQHLQFDDPHGLHLEIVEREEGEVNTWNFSGVTPDVAIKGFGGATLFSVQPNKTADLLENVMGLELVGKEGDFARYRSSADIGNVIDLKLTSNGRGRMGVGTVHHIAWRAIDDQDQLDWQKYVAANGYGVTPVQDRNYFNAIYFREHGEILFEIATDPPGFAHDESQETMGEKLMLPAQYEPHREQIERGLIPFKVRELD
- a CDS encoding flavin reductase family protein — its product is MLSIDPASLSERENYKFLIGSIIPRPIAFVTTLSKSGILNGAPFSYFNIVSSNPPMISLSIQRREGQPKDTARNILESKEFVIHIVDEQNVEKINQTAASLPPDESEIELAHLTPVESVKISVPGVKEAKIRMECSLEHSLELGGLNSPGCDLFIGKIVQFHIENNIYEKGRIDPRGLAAVSRLAGTNYAKIGELFSIERPK
- a CDS encoding ring-cleaving dioxygenase, whose protein sequence is MQKTSGIHHITAMVNDAQRNIDFYAGVLGLRLIKKTINFDRPEVYHLYFGNERGEPGTVITFFPWEKQLKGRIGQGQVGVTSYIIPKGSLPFWENRLKKFNIETHVSIRFGEKYLKFHDPDGLLLELVERDNGPINPWSFGGVQAETAIKGFGGAILYSAQPHKTTEVLENVMGLECIGQEGDFLRFKAQGHLGNTVDIQLNPTVRGLMGAGTVHHIAWRAKDEDDLLRWRSLLQNKGYYPTEIRDRNYFKAVYFHEEGGILFEIATDPPGFSVDEPVAELGVKLMLPSWLESKREELEETLPPVAIRVLEGDK
- a CDS encoding alpha/beta hydrolase, with the translated sequence MKHIFNKGQNSTKSTLLLLHGTGGNELDLLPLAGMIDDEANVLSVRGNVSENGMPRFFRRLAEGIFDEEDLIFRTKELNEFLDEAAEKYDFDRDNILAIGYSNGANIAGSLLFHYQHALKGAILHHPMVPRKGIDLPDLTGKSVFIAAGTNDPICSPMESTELQSLLEKAKAKVELHWENRGHQLTREEVEAAATWYQKHFITK
- a CDS encoding DoxX family protein; this encodes MLRNEIGALILRVTLGVIFFIHGVVKFQGGIENTAGWFESLGLPGVTAYGVALLEIIGGILLIVGLATRLVAALFALLMIGATLKVKLAIGFLGNGQMAGYELDLAFLAIAIYLVINGSKLFSLSKLIFHRDSTNAKAL
- the wrbA gene encoding NAD(P)H:quinone oxidoreductase, which gives rise to MGFLSKLFGNSKKEENENMTNVKLAVIYYSMGGTNYQLARWAEEGAKEAGAEVKVLKVPELAPQSAIEGNPVWKATVEKTKDVPEVTLDDLEWADAIIFSVPTRFGNMPAQMKQFLDTTGGLWFNGKLMNKVVSAMTSAQNPHGGQEATILSLYTTMYHWGAIVAAPGYTDPVTFGAGGNPYGTSVTVGQDGKMIEDVQAAVKHQAKRTVTVAEWVKKANQ